One Pseudomonadota bacterium DNA window includes the following coding sequences:
- a CDS encoding FHA domain-containing protein, giving the protein MSAVDSTVHGGVGTRVLRTTSLYTVAAWCAALGAPELLPSFGLEGDVYVRWIALGAAASVPIVALSAWCWERAWHRTCAGPAPSPAQSPTIAMEPTVATIGKAAISMQWRGELHHFDQDLVIGRAPSCSLHLDDPQISRRHAAIEYRRGRWVLKDLGSRNGTRLDGQLIDGQVVLGAKGRIDFYEGGVPLVVHTGLGGATTVSDSTD; this is encoded by the coding sequence ATGAGCGCTGTAGACTCCACCGTTCACGGCGGCGTAGGTACACGGGTCCTGCGTACTACGAGCTTGTACACCGTGGCCGCTTGGTGCGCCGCGCTCGGTGCCCCAGAGCTGCTGCCAAGCTTCGGCCTCGAGGGCGATGTGTACGTGCGCTGGATTGCGCTCGGTGCTGCCGCCAGCGTGCCGATCGTGGCGCTTAGCGCCTGGTGCTGGGAGCGTGCTTGGCACCGTACTTGCGCAGGCCCAGCGCCGTCGCCCGCTCAGTCACCGACGATCGCCATGGAGCCTACCGTCGCGACCATCGGCAAGGCGGCCATCTCCATGCAATGGCGAGGCGAGCTGCATCACTTCGACCAAGACCTCGTCATCGGGCGTGCCCCGAGCTGCTCCCTGCACCTGGACGACCCGCAGATCTCCCGCCGCCATGCAGCCATCGAGTATCGCCGCGGCCGCTGGGTACTGAAGGATCTCGGTTCGCGCAACGGAACACGCCTCGATGGGCAGTTGATCGACGGCCAGGTGGTGCTCGGTGCTAAGGGCCGGATCGACTTCTACGAAGGCGGTGTGCCCTTAGTCGTGCACACGGGGCTCGGCGGCGCGACAACTGTCAGCGACAGTACTGATTGA
- a CDS encoding ECF-type sigma factor, which produces MSDITQVLQNWSQESSEERGRVVAAMYDELRRNAVSHLRNERHGDLQPTSLVNEAFMRLINITRIDLKGRNHFLGLAGRIMREILVDEARKLRAAKRDHGLQTRFTGEHMGGDMPVSDLLELDELLNGLEAIDPVYVKLFEARAFAGMTIEEAAEVLEMSPATVKRKWKVAMAWVREHMGEPTE; this is translated from the coding sequence ATGAGTGACATCACCCAAGTGCTCCAGAACTGGTCGCAGGAGTCGTCGGAGGAGCGTGGTCGCGTGGTGGCGGCCATGTACGATGAGCTGCGGCGAAACGCCGTATCCCATCTGCGCAACGAGCGCCACGGAGATCTGCAACCCACTTCGTTGGTCAACGAAGCATTCATGCGGCTAATCAACATAACGCGCATCGACCTGAAGGGGCGAAACCACTTCCTAGGCCTCGCCGGGCGGATCATGCGCGAGATTCTGGTAGACGAAGCTCGCAAGCTGCGTGCCGCCAAGCGCGACCATGGCCTGCAGACCCGCTTCACGGGCGAGCACATGGGCGGCGACATGCCGGTGAGCGACTTGCTCGAACTTGATGAGCTGCTCAACGGGTTGGAGGCGATCGACCCCGTCTATGTGAAGCTCTTCGAAGCTCGCGCCTTCGCCGGCATGACGATCGAAGAAGCAGCCGAGGTGCTGGAGATGTCCCCGGCCACGGTGAAGCGCAAGTGGAAGGTCGCCATGGCCTGGGTGCGCGAACATATGGGCGAGCCTACTGAATGA
- a CDS encoding OmpA family protein — protein sequence MFVSSVNKLVCAAGMAALLMGASPALLAQSDDAIIEKGQWWVSPMATFIEPDTDRVGDSGWGGQFGIGHMLGDHIGMELNVNGGRITGFNETGQFGINIDLLAIGDTQRTVAPYAVFGVGLLNSNIAEAPNSPRVEDTDNLSLSLGGGALYNLGSFPGKLRTEVRVRNDQIDGANLTDILVSAGMMFPFGKVSAAIPADSDGDGVTDDIDRCPNSPLGAIVDSTGCELDSDGDGVPDRIDRCPGTTRGVEVDSNGCALDSDGDGVPDYRDRCPNTPPGTPVGEDGCSLDDDGDGVLNVNDDCPNTPAGVRVDFRGCEIRDEISLPGVNFENNSDILLPSSVRTLNGAVDTLRRYADLVVECDGHTDSRGAAEYNQNLSQRRAVAVCDYLEGRGIDGDRLSARGYGESQPIASNETAEGRAANRRVTLKVIQ from the coding sequence ATGTTCGTTTCCTCCGTCAACAAACTTGTGTGTGCTGCCGGCATGGCGGCACTGCTGATGGGCGCCTCCCCCGCACTGCTCGCGCAGTCCGACGATGCGATCATCGAGAAGGGCCAGTGGTGGGTCTCGCCCATGGCCACATTCATTGAGCCGGACACGGACCGCGTCGGAGACAGCGGCTGGGGCGGCCAGTTCGGTATCGGCCACATGCTCGGTGATCACATCGGCATGGAGCTGAACGTCAACGGCGGGCGCATCACCGGCTTCAACGAGACTGGACAGTTCGGCATCAACATCGACCTGCTGGCTATCGGCGATACGCAACGCACTGTCGCCCCCTATGCCGTGTTCGGCGTGGGCTTGCTGAACTCCAACATCGCCGAGGCGCCCAACTCTCCTCGCGTCGAGGACACGGACAACCTTAGCCTCTCCCTAGGCGGTGGTGCGCTGTACAACCTCGGCAGCTTCCCCGGCAAGCTGCGCACGGAAGTGCGCGTGCGCAACGACCAGATCGACGGCGCCAACCTGACGGACATCCTTGTCTCCGCCGGCATGATGTTCCCGTTCGGTAAGGTCAGCGCTGCGATCCCCGCAGACAGCGACGGCGACGGCGTCACCGACGACATCGACCGCTGCCCGAATTCCCCGCTCGGCGCTATCGTCGACTCCACCGGCTGTGAGCTCGACAGCGACGGCGACGGGGTGCCCGATCGCATCGACCGCTGCCCCGGCACGACTCGTGGCGTCGAAGTCGACAGCAATGGCTGCGCCCTCGACAGCGATGGTGACGGCGTGCCCGACTATCGCGACCGCTGCCCGAACACGCCCCCTGGCACCCCCGTCGGCGAGGACGGCTGCTCCCTCGACGATGACGGCGACGGCGTGCTCAACGTCAACGACGATTGCCCGAACACTCCTGCGGGCGTGCGCGTCGACTTCCGCGGCTGCGAGATCCGCGATGAGATCAGCCTCCCGGGTGTGAACTTCGAGAACAACTCGGACATCCTCCTGCCGAGCTCCGTCCGCACCTTGAACGGTGCGGTAGACACCCTGCGTCGCTACGCCGACCTGGTGGTGGAGTGCGACGGCCACACGGACTCGCGTGGCGCCGCCGAGTACAACCAGAACCTGTCCCAGCGTCGCGCTGTGGCGGTCTGTGACTACCTCGAAGGCCGCGGCATAGACGGTGATCGCTTGAGCGCACGCGGCTACGGCGAGAGCCAGCCTATCGCCTCGAACGAGACGGCCGAAGGCCGCGCCGCCAACCGTCGGGTGACCCTCAAGGTCATCCAGTAG
- a CDS encoding serine/threonine-protein kinase codes for MTKPDSHDTGKQLLRLVESALDVPEARRGNWLDAHCPALLRSRADRLISAAAQETGMGEEEITLMVRCAEQQLTGKRIGPYRVLELIGEGGMGQVYLAQRDDGAFDAKVAVKVIRASAIGSRAVAQFERERQILSDMRHPGIAILLDGGTTEDGLPFVVMEYIDGDPLDVYLRAHPSSIPERIELFLKVCSAVEHAHRALVIHRDIKPSNVLVSAGGEPKLLDFGIARSLLPKETGEETVAMLLTPAYASPEQVSGEPLTTATDVYSLGVALYQMLTGERPFETESLSPAQYEQVITQRRPDAPSQRARRRDLPDWGRLRGDLDAIVLKAMAKEPSRRYPSVAAFADDLRRYLSGFPVHAKGDSLTYRLGKFIRRRRLAVASAVLAGTALAVAYAVTLVQYQAATEAQQRAEARFGQARQLAREVLYDVYDRMSHVQGTLPAREQLAATGERFLDELAADPSAPPDLLLDIGSNYSRLYDVFAGLGVSSLGQNQKGLEQLEKAELALEKLITLEPNNAQAVAEMVWVKRLATNHTLHYDMDTDVAQAHAREGLTLADRTLARLGDADWTLQSRRWNLRIDLVKVLVWARNFDDALGLLGEYLPQLEQSDWRENLRNWAGKRAYAYGLRGETYADAGNAQAAIPDYLEALHFYEERAAEEPENVQFLVQLIRFNHNLGNLHASLEQFDEALRYGIASRTAAQTLVIAEPGDAQNRRNLGLTHQQVAKALSGLERHKEARSSIDTAVATFRKLAEDEEENDALIRDQAIALTDFGDIAAADGVAADGCPYYRHAQTLYRGLQRAGATLSAADVAGGLEPVEERLNQYCR; via the coding sequence ATGACAAAACCCGACTCCCATGACACGGGAAAACAACTGCTGAGGTTGGTGGAGAGCGCCCTCGATGTTCCAGAGGCCCGACGCGGCAACTGGCTAGATGCGCACTGCCCGGCACTCCTGCGCTCACGCGCCGATCGCCTGATCAGCGCCGCCGCTCAGGAGACCGGTATGGGGGAGGAGGAGATCACACTGATGGTGCGCTGCGCCGAGCAACAGCTCACGGGCAAGCGCATCGGCCCCTATCGAGTGCTCGAGCTCATCGGCGAAGGTGGAATGGGTCAGGTGTACCTCGCCCAGCGCGACGACGGTGCCTTCGACGCCAAGGTGGCCGTCAAGGTGATCCGCGCTTCCGCCATCGGCAGCCGGGCCGTCGCTCAGTTCGAGCGCGAGCGCCAAATTCTCTCGGACATGCGCCATCCGGGAATCGCCATTCTCCTCGACGGTGGCACCACCGAAGATGGCTTGCCCTTCGTGGTAATGGAGTACATCGACGGCGATCCCCTCGATGTCTACCTGCGCGCTCATCCCTCGAGCATCCCAGAGCGCATCGAGCTGTTCCTGAAAGTCTGCTCGGCCGTCGAACACGCCCACCGAGCACTGGTGATCCACCGCGACATCAAGCCGAGCAACGTGCTGGTGAGCGCGGGCGGCGAACCTAAACTCCTAGACTTCGGTATCGCACGTTCACTGCTGCCGAAGGAAACTGGCGAGGAGACGGTGGCCATGCTCTTGACGCCCGCCTACGCAAGCCCCGAACAGGTCAGCGGCGAGCCCCTTACCACCGCCACGGATGTCTACTCGCTGGGGGTTGCTCTCTACCAAATGCTGACGGGCGAACGCCCCTTCGAGACCGAGAGCCTCTCGCCAGCACAGTACGAGCAGGTGATTACCCAGCGGCGCCCAGATGCCCCTAGCCAGCGGGCACGCCGGCGCGATCTGCCCGACTGGGGACGCCTACGTGGTGATCTCGACGCCATCGTGCTAAAGGCGATGGCGAAGGAACCTAGCAGGCGCTACCCCTCCGTCGCCGCCTTCGCTGATGATCTTCGCCGCTACCTCAGTGGGTTCCCGGTGCACGCCAAGGGTGATTCGCTTACCTATCGGTTGGGAAAGTTCATTCGCCGCCGACGCCTAGCAGTGGCCAGCGCTGTGCTTGCGGGCACGGCGCTCGCCGTGGCCTACGCCGTCACCCTAGTGCAATACCAAGCAGCCACCGAAGCACAGCAACGAGCCGAAGCGCGCTTCGGCCAGGCGCGGCAGCTAGCTCGCGAGGTGCTGTACGACGTGTACGATCGCATGTCCCATGTGCAGGGCACGCTCCCGGCCCGGGAGCAGCTTGCCGCTACAGGTGAGCGCTTCCTAGATGAGCTCGCAGCCGACCCTTCCGCACCACCGGATCTACTGCTGGACATTGGCTCGAACTACTCTCGCCTATACGATGTATTCGCTGGGCTCGGGGTCTCCAGCCTAGGACAGAACCAGAAGGGCTTGGAGCAACTGGAGAAGGCAGAGCTGGCCCTCGAGAAGCTGATTACGCTCGAACCCAACAACGCCCAAGCGGTGGCAGAGATGGTTTGGGTCAAGCGGCTCGCCACCAACCACACGCTCCACTACGACATGGATACCGACGTGGCGCAGGCACATGCGCGCGAAGGCCTGACCCTGGCCGATCGCACCCTAGCACGGCTGGGCGACGCGGACTGGACGCTCCAGAGTCGACGCTGGAACCTTCGCATCGACCTGGTGAAGGTGCTCGTATGGGCGCGCAACTTCGACGACGCACTAGGGTTGCTTGGCGAGTACTTGCCTCAGCTGGAGCAATCCGACTGGCGGGAGAACTTGCGCAACTGGGCTGGCAAGCGCGCCTACGCCTACGGCCTGCGCGGGGAGACCTACGCCGACGCAGGCAACGCTCAAGCCGCGATCCCTGACTACCTCGAGGCCCTACATTTCTACGAGGAACGCGCCGCCGAGGAGCCGGAGAACGTTCAGTTCCTAGTGCAACTGATCCGCTTCAATCACAACTTAGGCAACTTGCACGCCTCCCTCGAGCAATTCGACGAGGCGCTGCGCTACGGCATCGCTAGCCGCACGGCAGCCCAGACGCTCGTCATCGCGGAGCCGGGCGATGCGCAGAACCGACGCAACCTAGGCCTCACCCACCAACAGGTCGCCAAGGCGCTTTCCGGTCTCGAGCGACATAAGGAGGCGCGCAGCAGCATCGACACCGCCGTAGCCACGTTCCGCAAGCTGGCGGAGGATGAGGAGGAAAACGACGCGCTGATCCGCGACCAGGCGATCGCCCTGACCGATTTCGGTGACATTGCAGCGGCCGACGGGGTGGCGGCCGATGGCTGCCCCTACTACCGTCACGCGCAAACCCTCTACCGAGGACTACAACGGGCGGGGGCAACCCTGTCTGCAGCCGATGTTGCCGGCGGTCTGGAACCTGTGGAGGAGCGACTCAATCAGTACTGTCGCTGA
- a CDS encoding ion channel yields MLPGGFIRKQLPADIRRWTLRFYGRLRSLTWWLLLVLVVLHFSVCYVLLTGLGEHSLADLDVFWYFYVTTATTVGYGDYSPQTVGGRYVTTLLLMPGGILLFTSALAKLAQAFIDQWRSRMKGYADLQHLQDHIVIVGWHGRRSQRMFELLKADPSEERAIVILANLPENPQPEAAYFVASSLLSDPESMRRTGIARAALVIVVGRDDNETLGASLAAGALNSRAHLVSYFIDPAPANILRLHCPQAECIVSMSIENTVRAAQDPGASRLVRQLLSSLEGNANVYRMAVPGGAHETTYWQLLVHLKEEHDATLIAMDHGSDADGVLLNPAGDTPIRGGDEVFLIAAQRLGADQVRWESVLRPSVPRDA; encoded by the coding sequence GTGCTACCGGGCGGGTTCATCCGCAAGCAGCTGCCAGCTGACATTCGTCGCTGGACGCTTCGGTTCTACGGGCGCCTTCGCAGTCTCACCTGGTGGCTGTTGCTGGTCTTGGTGGTCCTGCACTTCTCCGTCTGCTACGTCCTGCTCACCGGCCTGGGTGAGCACTCACTCGCCGATCTCGATGTCTTTTGGTACTTCTACGTTACTACTGCCACAACGGTCGGCTATGGAGACTATTCGCCGCAGACTGTCGGTGGTCGCTACGTCACCACCTTGCTGCTCATGCCGGGTGGCATCCTGTTGTTCACTTCCGCCCTGGCCAAGCTCGCCCAGGCCTTCATCGATCAGTGGAGGAGCCGCATGAAGGGCTACGCAGATCTGCAGCACCTGCAGGATCATATCGTCATCGTGGGCTGGCACGGTCGCCGGTCCCAGCGCATGTTCGAGTTGCTCAAGGCGGACCCGAGCGAGGAACGAGCGATCGTCATCCTCGCCAACCTGCCGGAAAACCCTCAGCCCGAGGCGGCCTACTTCGTGGCGAGCAGCTTGCTGAGCGACCCCGAATCCATGCGACGAACGGGCATTGCGCGCGCCGCACTAGTGATCGTCGTCGGGCGCGATGACAACGAGACCTTGGGCGCGTCCCTGGCAGCGGGAGCGCTCAACAGTCGGGCGCATCTGGTGTCTTACTTTATCGACCCGGCGCCCGCCAACATCCTGCGCCTGCACTGCCCGCAGGCCGAGTGCATCGTCTCTATGTCGATCGAGAACACGGTGCGCGCCGCGCAGGACCCTGGAGCCTCGAGGTTGGTGCGCCAGCTCCTGTCATCGCTAGAAGGCAATGCCAACGTTTATCGCATGGCTGTGCCCGGGGGAGCGCATGAGACCACCTACTGGCAGCTATTGGTGCATCTGAAGGAGGAGCACGACGCCACGCTGATCGCCATGGATCATGGCAGCGACGCAGATGGGGTGTTGCTCAACCCAGCTGGCGATACACCGATTCGCGGCGGTGATGAGGTGTTTCTCATCGCGGCTCAGCGCCTCGGGGCCGATCAGGTGCGGTGGGAGTCAGTACTGCGCCCGTCGGTGCCGCGCGACGCCTAG
- the glgC gene encoding glucose-1-phosphate adenylyltransferase, with the protein MSEEISGRYVSRLTRETLALVLAGGRGSRLKHLTINRAKPATPFGGKFRIIDFPLSNCVNSGIRRIGVLTQYKAHPLIQHLQRGWSFLRGEFGEYLELLPAQQRVDGSWYQGTADAVYQNLDIIRAHRPTHVLVLAGDHIYKMDYGPMIAQHVEREAKITVGCIEVSLEEAREFGVMSVDDELRVKAFTEKPAQPDPIPGRTDTALASMGIYVFDADFLAQELTADAKNFESSHDFGKDIVPRNVPDGTVWAYPFRDVKTRAQHYWRDVGNVDAFFEANLELVGVNPELNLYDEAWPIWTEQRQSPPAKFVLNDPERQGVALNSMVSGGCIISGARIEQSLLFWDVRVESYSRIHRAVILPGVRIRRHCRLSNCVIDENVQLPEGTVIGEDPEADRERFFVTNKGVVLVTPDMLGDEPSV; encoded by the coding sequence ATGAGCGAAGAGATCAGCGGCCGTTACGTCAGCCGCCTTACGCGAGAGACCCTTGCCTTGGTACTCGCCGGCGGTCGCGGCAGCCGCCTCAAGCACCTCACGATCAACCGAGCCAAACCGGCCACGCCCTTCGGTGGTAAGTTCCGGATCATCGATTTTCCGCTTTCCAACTGCGTTAACTCTGGGATTAGGCGTATCGGCGTGCTCACGCAGTACAAGGCGCATCCCTTGATTCAGCATCTCCAGCGAGGTTGGAGCTTCCTGCGCGGCGAATTCGGTGAGTACCTCGAGCTACTCCCCGCACAGCAGCGCGTGGACGGATCCTGGTATCAGGGGACGGCCGATGCGGTCTACCAAAACCTGGATATCATTCGCGCGCACAGGCCTACTCACGTGCTCGTGCTGGCCGGCGATCACATCTACAAGATGGATTACGGTCCGATGATCGCCCAGCATGTCGAGCGCGAGGCGAAGATCACCGTGGGCTGTATTGAGGTCTCCCTAGAGGAGGCGCGCGAGTTCGGCGTCATGTCCGTAGACGATGAGCTACGGGTGAAGGCTTTCACGGAGAAGCCCGCGCAGCCGGATCCGATCCCAGGGCGCACGGACACGGCGCTCGCCTCCATGGGAATCTACGTGTTCGACGCCGATTTCCTCGCGCAGGAGCTGACGGCGGACGCTAAGAACTTCGAGTCCAGCCACGATTTCGGCAAGGACATCGTGCCGCGCAACGTGCCCGACGGCACCGTGTGGGCCTACCCCTTCCGTGACGTGAAGACCCGCGCCCAGCACTACTGGCGCGACGTGGGAAATGTGGATGCGTTCTTCGAAGCCAACCTCGAACTTGTTGGCGTGAACCCGGAGTTGAACCTCTACGATGAGGCTTGGCCCATCTGGACCGAGCAGCGCCAGTCACCACCTGCCAAATTTGTGCTCAACGATCCTGAGCGCCAAGGCGTCGCGCTCAACTCGATGGTCTCCGGTGGTTGCATCATCTCCGGCGCGCGCATCGAGCAGTCCCTGCTGTTCTGGGATGTGCGCGTGGAGTCCTACAGTCGCATCCACCGAGCAGTCATCTTGCCCGGCGTGCGCATCCGTCGGCACTGCCGCCTGAGCAACTGCGTGATCGACGAGAACGTACAGCTGCCGGAAGGCACGGTGATTGGCGAGGACCCGGAGGCGGATCGCGAGCGGTTCTTCGTCACCAACAAGGGTGTCGTACTGGTCACGCCGGACATGCTCGGCGACGAACCAAGCGTCTGA
- a CDS encoding cryptochrome/photolyase family protein gives MTKRNASTSARRVMPLLGNHLFAPSALPAVDSVLIFMAEDRHLCTYVRHHQQKIVLFLAAMRHHAQALREAGYAVEYHTLEVDGDTPYEDKLAACLQRAKATALVHFEVEDKPFEQRLQRFAEDQNLAVEVLENPMFLCPRARFADYLEGARRPFMAEFYKQERKRLGVLMEDDGESPVGGQWSFDADNRRKLPAAQSIPEVPGRRLDEITQAVIELVAKEFADHPGDAHRFWFPVTRRQALSWLKRFIDERLALFGPYQDALTTRSPTVFHSVLTPMLNLGLITPRDALERVQQAYRDDPQLPLQSIEGFIRQLIGWREFIRGIYRYHGETQAERNHWNHTRTFTADWYEGTTGIPPLDDSIRDLQRLGWVHHIPRLMVFGNLMTLCEIHPHRVHDWFMEMFVDSSEWVMGPNVYGMGIFSDGGIFATKPYICGSNYLLKMSDYRKGEWCDVVDGLYWRFIARHRKQFASNPRLSMMTRTLDKMKDTRREMIFAAAEAFLEAKTQAA, from the coding sequence GTGACCAAGCGCAACGCCTCAACGTCCGCTCGCCGCGTGATGCCGCTGCTCGGCAACCACCTGTTCGCACCCAGTGCGCTGCCCGCGGTCGATTCGGTGCTGATCTTCATGGCCGAGGACCGTCACCTGTGCACCTACGTTCGCCATCACCAGCAGAAGATTGTGCTCTTCCTCGCCGCCATGCGTCACCACGCGCAAGCGCTGCGCGAAGCGGGCTACGCCGTGGAGTACCACACCCTGGAAGTGGATGGCGATACCCCCTACGAGGATAAGCTCGCCGCCTGCTTGCAGCGGGCGAAGGCGACCGCCCTCGTCCACTTCGAGGTGGAGGACAAGCCCTTCGAGCAGCGGCTGCAACGCTTCGCCGAGGACCAAAATCTCGCCGTCGAGGTGCTGGAGAACCCCATGTTCCTATGCCCACGTGCGCGCTTCGCCGACTACCTCGAGGGTGCCCGCCGCCCCTTCATGGCCGAGTTCTACAAACAGGAACGCAAGCGACTTGGCGTGCTCATGGAGGACGATGGCGAGAGTCCCGTCGGCGGCCAGTGGAGCTTCGATGCGGACAACCGGCGCAAGCTGCCGGCAGCCCAGAGCATTCCCGAGGTGCCCGGACGGCGCCTCGATGAGATCACCCAGGCGGTGATCGAACTGGTGGCCAAGGAGTTCGCCGATCACCCAGGAGATGCCCACCGGTTCTGGTTCCCCGTGACCCGCCGCCAAGCCCTCAGCTGGCTCAAGCGCTTCATCGATGAGCGCCTGGCCCTGTTCGGCCCCTATCAGGACGCTCTTACCACCCGCTCGCCCACCGTGTTCCACAGCGTGCTGACGCCCATGCTGAACCTCGGCTTGATCACCCCGCGCGACGCGCTCGAACGGGTGCAGCAAGCCTACCGAGACGATCCCCAGCTACCATTGCAGAGCATCGAGGGGTTCATTCGCCAACTCATCGGCTGGCGCGAGTTCATCCGCGGCATCTACCGCTATCACGGTGAGACCCAAGCAGAGCGCAACCACTGGAATCACACGCGCACCTTTACTGCTGACTGGTACGAGGGCACCACCGGAATCCCGCCCCTGGACGACTCGATCCGCGACCTGCAGCGGCTCGGCTGGGTGCACCACATTCCGCGCCTGATGGTCTTCGGCAATCTGATGACCTTGTGCGAGATCCATCCCCATCGCGTGCACGATTGGTTCATGGAGATGTTTGTCGACTCGTCCGAGTGGGTGATGGGCCCCAACGTCTACGGCATGGGCATCTTCAGCGACGGCGGCATATTTGCCACCAAACCCTACATCTGCGGCTCGAATTACCTGCTGAAGATGAGCGACTATCGCAAGGGCGAGTGGTGCGATGTAGTGGACGGCCTGTACTGGCGATTCATCGCGCGCCACCGCAAGCAATTTGCGAGCAATCCCCGCCTATCGATGATGACGCGCACCCTGGACAAAATGAAGGACACTCGACGCGAGATGATCTTCGCCGCCGCCGAGGCCTTCCTCGAGGCGAAGACGCAAGCGGCGTGA
- a CDS encoding DMT family transporter — MAKHVTSGRWQLGLALTLVTVTLWGSLPIALKLLLERIDAYTLTWLRFAVSALLVGAWLAWRGRLPVPWELRGGDRVLLLLVVLGLCGNYILYLLGLERVTPSAAQVVIQLAPLFLALGGLALFRERFSTMQWIGFALVIGGLGLYFHARLGEIVRFDEFGHGVLIVVGAAASWATYALAQKQLLNHWRSDAIMWCVYAAAVLLFLPLAEPVRLFALDGATLALLIFASLNTVVAYGCFAEALAHWEASRVSAVLAITPLLTIGLMQVLAWITPERLGREPLDALSLSGAVILVIGSALTALAARRRKES; from the coding sequence ATGGCCAAGCACGTGACTTCCGGACGTTGGCAGCTCGGGCTCGCCCTGACGCTGGTCACGGTGACCCTATGGGGGTCCCTGCCCATCGCGTTGAAGTTACTGCTAGAGCGCATCGACGCCTACACCCTGACGTGGCTGCGCTTCGCCGTATCCGCCCTGCTGGTAGGTGCCTGGCTTGCCTGGCGCGGGCGGCTGCCAGTCCCCTGGGAGCTTCGCGGAGGCGACCGGGTGCTCCTGCTGCTGGTGGTGCTCGGCTTGTGCGGCAACTACATCCTCTACCTCCTTGGCCTGGAGCGCGTGACGCCGAGCGCAGCTCAAGTGGTCATTCAGCTCGCTCCCCTGTTCCTCGCACTCGGCGGCCTAGCGCTCTTTCGCGAACGCTTCAGCACCATGCAGTGGATTGGCTTCGCGCTCGTGATTGGCGGCCTCGGGCTCTACTTTCACGCTCGCCTTGGCGAGATCGTTCGCTTCGACGAGTTCGGTCACGGGGTGCTCATCGTGGTCGGTGCCGCGGCCAGCTGGGCGACCTACGCACTGGCCCAAAAGCAGTTGCTCAATCACTGGCGTTCGGACGCGATCATGTGGTGCGTCTACGCCGCCGCGGTCCTCCTGTTCCTGCCCCTTGCCGAGCCTGTGCGGCTGTTTGCTCTGGACGGCGCCACGCTAGCCCTGCTGATCTTCGCAAGCCTCAATACGGTAGTCGCCTACGGCTGCTTTGCCGAGGCGCTAGCCCATTGGGAGGCCTCCCGAGTGAGCGCCGTGCTGGCCATCACTCCCCTGCTGACCATCGGCCTGATGCAGGTCCTGGCCTGGATCACGCCGGAGCGCCTTGGGCGCGAGCCGCTGGACGCCCTAAGCCTGTCCGGGGCCGTGATCCTCGTGATCGGTTCGGCACTCACGGCCCTCGCTGCCCGTCGGCGCAAAGAATCGTAA
- a CDS encoding alpha/beta fold hydrolase: MSELSGRHAAPASGEGPLAVLVHGIMDRGRIFRPLQSVLADAGIASSAPNLVPNHGAAPLEVLAAQLAEHVEEHVPAHRSVHLLGFSMGAIVARYYLQTLGGIARTAQFISVCAPHRGTHWSWLGPLPAMRQMRPGSAFLTRLNDDLDTLTQRPLTCYWTPFDLVIVPAISSTLPIGTNVRIDSMCHQCILNHPQLHRDVRTRILDSAAADLPPEKP, translated from the coding sequence GTGAGCGAGCTGAGCGGCAGGCACGCGGCGCCAGCATCGGGAGAAGGCCCCCTTGCAGTGCTCGTCCACGGCATCATGGATCGCGGGCGCATCTTCCGCCCTTTGCAGAGTGTGCTCGCTGACGCTGGGATCGCCAGCAGTGCACCAAACCTGGTCCCTAACCATGGAGCAGCACCCCTGGAAGTGCTGGCAGCACAGCTCGCCGAGCACGTCGAGGAGCATGTTCCTGCGCATCGCTCCGTGCATCTGCTCGGCTTCAGCATGGGCGCCATCGTCGCTCGCTACTACCTGCAAACCCTCGGCGGTATCGCGCGTACGGCCCAGTTCATCTCCGTTTGCGCCCCTCACCGCGGCACCCACTGGTCCTGGCTCGGCCCGTTGCCCGCCATGCGGCAAATGCGCCCTGGCAGCGCCTTCCTGACCCGCCTGAACGACGATCTAGACACCCTGACCCAACGCCCTCTTACGTGCTACTGGACGCCTTTCGATCTCGTCATCGTGCCGGCGATAAGCTCCACCTTACCCATCGGCACGAACGTACGTATCGACTCGATGTGCCATCAGTGCATCCTCAACCATCCCCAGCTGCATCGCGATGTACGCACGCGCATCCTCGATAGCGCCGCCGCTGACTTACCACCGGAGAAGCCATGA